One genomic region from Paroceanicella profunda encodes:
- the rsmA gene encoding 16S rRNA (adenine(1518)-N(6)/adenine(1519)-N(6))-dimethyltransferase RsmA, translated as MNRSPDGLPPLREVIAEHGLAPRKSLGQNFLFDLNLTARIARSAGKLEECDVLEIGPGPGGLTRALLMEGARRVLAIERDPRCLPALAEVAAHYPGRLEVIEGDALKVNPLEKLSAPIRIVANLPYNVGTELLIRWLTPAVWPPFWSSMTLMFQKEVAERIVARPGSKAYGRLSLLAQWRCDARMVFEVPPKAFTPPPKVTSAIVHLTSRPAPLYPARADLLERVVAAAFGQRRKMLRASLRALGGDAEALLEAAGITPTRRAETLDLGEFCALARALEAR; from the coding sequence GTGAACCGCAGCCCGGACGGCCTGCCGCCGCTGCGCGAGGTCATCGCCGAACACGGGCTGGCGCCGCGCAAGTCCCTCGGCCAGAACTTCCTCTTCGACCTGAACCTCACGGCACGCATCGCGCGGAGCGCGGGCAAGCTGGAGGAGTGCGACGTGCTGGAGATCGGGCCCGGGCCCGGCGGCCTCACCCGGGCGCTGCTGATGGAGGGGGCACGGCGCGTGCTCGCCATCGAGCGGGACCCGCGCTGCCTGCCGGCCCTCGCCGAGGTCGCGGCGCATTATCCCGGGCGGCTGGAGGTGATCGAGGGCGACGCGCTGAAGGTCAACCCGCTGGAGAAGCTCTCCGCGCCGATCCGCATCGTGGCGAACCTGCCCTACAACGTGGGCACGGAACTGCTGATCCGCTGGCTCACGCCCGCGGTCTGGCCGCCGTTCTGGAGCAGCATGACGCTGATGTTCCAGAAGGAAGTTGCCGAACGCATCGTGGCGCGCCCGGGCAGCAAGGCCTACGGGCGCCTGTCCCTGCTCGCGCAGTGGCGTTGCGATGCACGGATGGTGTTCGAGGTGCCGCCGAAGGCGTTCACCCCTCCGCCGAAGGTCACCTCGGCGATCGTGCATCTCACATCCCGGCCCGCGCCGCTTTACCCGGCGCGTGCGGATCTCCTGGAACGAGTCGTTGCGGCGGCCTTCGGCCAACGCCGCAAGATGCTTCGAGCAAGCCTGCGCGCCCTGGGGGGCGATGCGGAAGCCCTGCTGGAAGCGGCGGGCATCACGCCCACCCGTCGCGCCGAGACACTCGATCTCGGCGAATTCTGCGCGCTGGCGCGTGCATTGGAAGCGCGGTGA